A window of Nicotiana tabacum cultivar K326 chromosome 24, ASM71507v2, whole genome shotgun sequence contains these coding sequences:
- the LOC142178089 gene encoding uncharacterized protein LOC142178089, translated as MAAVQNFYSQEMFEKRFNATYVVLIPKKNGVKELRDSRPISLIESIYKLISKILTKTDAVLIANECIDSRIKKKKPKMDQLDEVLYKHIEILNGSPEGFFSSQRGLRQCDLLSAFLFILATGRTEQLDKDYTKE; from the exons ATGGCTGCAGTTCAAAATTTTTATTCTCAAGAGATGTTTGAAAAACGTTTCAATGCTACTTATGTGGTTCTGATTCCCAAAAAGAATGGAGTAAAAGAGCTTAGGGATTCCAGACCTATTAGCTTAATTGAGAGTATTTACAAGTTGATTTCCAAGATCTTGACTAAAACAGATGCTGTGTTGATTGCAAATGAATGTATAGACTCtagaataaagaagaagaaacca AAAATGGATCAACTGGATGAAGTTTTGTATAAGCACATTGAAATTCTCAATGGCTCTCCTGAAGGTTTCTTCTCTTCTCAGAGGGGATTGAGACAATGTGACCTTTTGTCAGCTTTCTTATTTATCTTAGCCACTGGAAGGACTGAACAACTTGATAAAGACTACACAAAGGAATAG